One Brassica napus cultivar Da-Ae chromosome C2, Da-Ae, whole genome shotgun sequence DNA window includes the following coding sequences:
- the LOC106378678 gene encoding uncharacterized protein LOC106378678, with protein sequence MSSNGKLTLSGDPSSKKQRGVGADSFPGTNKSIGKHGGSSGLSIGDPYSKKSKGDASVSSPGLKKPIGAAGESSGVPTGVSNLKKANGPIVERAKSDLSSGVRGKADVSSDVRGKAIVSTNVGEVMFFKDVKFGPHEGEVRFRLIHFWEARNVLTKLLLGLEMLLIDEEGTVIQGFISSARIETYLPHMTVGGIYRLNNFFGSRHKTLYRVAEPSVVITFSSTSALSVLENSLVCFPDDRFRFHGYEEFNAACDLKGDLYDYVGHIKLVNGQVLNDSLVLDESEIASTRRVLLHVQTHEGPVMKLYLWDKAAFDFSEKFKASGGTAKVILVTTLNPKCFGGALSLSSMAPSRVFMDSDVQATRDYFTWLVSNSDVANRVDADVVTKTETVTICELFSYMKQAAAKVAWFECIATVADAVHGSSWYYIGCGVCHTKATKGPTTLMCKKCGKSDIVGVAQFLAKISGYDKSDQAFFANESVGDDHIVPVAQALSDTIGQTRKFIVKVSNHNLTGKTQSLTVTKVLLSDDPELEGELEEDSIIPAAQKTLDDGGAEDDPSMDSKGEKVKRAAENDEADAPKRAKCG encoded by the exons ATGAGTTCGAACGGAAAATTGACGTTGTCCGGTGATCCGAGTTCGAAGAAACAAAGAGGTGTTGGGGCTGACTCCTTTCCCGGAACGAACAAGTCCATCGGCAAACACGGTGGCTCTTCGGGCCTCTCGATCGGCGATCCCTATTCGAAAAAATCCAAAGGCGATGCGTCTGTCTCTTCTCCCGGTCTGAAAAAACCCATCGGCGCGGCGGGTGAATCTTCCGGCGTCCCCACCGGCGTATCTAACTTGAAGAAAGCTAATG GTCCGATAGTTGAAAGGGCGAAGTCAGATTTATCCTCCGGCGTTAGGGGCAAAGCCGATGTCTCCTCTGACGTCAGGGGTAAAGCTATTGTCTCCACCAACGTTGGGGAAGTGATGTTCTTCAAAGATGTGAAATTCGGTCCTCATGAAGGCGAGGTGAGGTTTCGGTTGATCCACTTTTGGGAAGCTCGAAATGTTCTGACGAAGCTTCTTCTCGGTCTCGAGATGCTTCTCATCGACGAAGAG GGAACTGTTATCCAGGGCTTCATCTCATCTGCAAGGATTGAAACCTATTTGCCACACATGACAGTGGGTGGCATTTACAGACTCAACAATTTTTTCGGGTCTAGACATAAGACTTTGTACCGAGTAGCTGAGCCAAGTGTCGTTATCACCTTCTCATCGACATCCGCTCTCTCTGTTCTGGAGAACAGTCTGGTATGTTTCCCTGATGACCGTTTCCGGTTCCATGGATATGAAGAATTCAATGCTGCCTGCGACTTGAAAGGAGATCTCTATG ATTATGTTGGCCACATCAAGCTTGTGAATGGGCAGGTTCTCAATGACAGTCTCGTGCTAGATGAATCTGAGATAGCTTCAACTCGCCGCGTTTTGCTTCATGTGCAAACACATGA AGGCCCCGTTATGAAGCTATACCTATGGGACAAAGCTGCTTTCGACTTCAGTGAAAAATTTAAAGCATCTGGAGGAACTGCAAAAGTTATTTTAGTCACCACACTAAACCCGAAATGTTTTGGAG GTGCCCTATCTCTATCTTCCATGGCCCCATCACGGGTATTCATGGACAGTGATGTCCAAGCAACCCGAGATTATTTCACTTG GTTGGTCTCAAACTCAGATGTCGCCAACAGAGTTGATGCAGACGTTGTCACTAAGACTGAAACAGTGACCATATGCGAACTCTTTTCTTATATGAAGCAAGCAGCTGCCAAG gttgcttGGTTTGAGTGCATAGCGACCGTTGCTGATGCTGTGCACGGTTCAAGCTGGTATTACATAGGCTGCGGTGTGTGTCACACTAAGGCAACCAAAGGGCCTACCACCCTTATGTGTAAGAAGTGTGGGAAGAGTGATATTGTCGGTGTTGCACA GTTTCTAGCCAAGATCTCTGGGTACGATAAGAGTGACCAGGCGTTTTTT GCCAATGAGAGTGTAGGAGATGATCACATAGTTCCAGTGGCTCAAGCTCTGTCTGATACCATAGGACAGACTCGCAAGTTCATTGTGAAAGTATCAAATCACAATTTGACTGGCAAGACCCAATCTTTGACTGTGACAAAGGTGCTCCTTTCAGACGATCCAGAACTTGAAGGCGAGTTGGAGGAAGATTCGATTATCCCAGCCGCCCAGAAAACTTTGGATGATGGAGGTGCTGAGGATGATCCTTCCATGGACTCTAAGGGCGAAAAGGTGAAAAGAGCTGCTGAAAATGATGAAGCAGATGCTCCTAAACGAGCCAAATGTGGCTAG
- the LOC106378679 gene encoding cytochrome P450 71B4-like: MSIILCFFLFLLLPALFSLIFVKDIKSSKQNLPPSPPQLPIIGNLHQLRGLFHRCLHHLLKKHGPLILLRLGVLRMVVISSSEAAEEVLKTHDTECCTRPVTMASTVFSRNGNDIGFGEYGEAWRELRKLAVREFFSVTKVRSFRYVREEECDLMVKQLRELALKQSPVDLSKTLFCLTASIVFRSALGQSFLENKHIDKEGIEELMLEAHSNMSFNLTDMFPTAGLGWFMDFVSGQRKRLHDVFTEVDTFLNHIIDDHQSKNFTQDRPDFIDYLLEMIPKQEENESFKLTIDHLKGIIQGIYLAGVDTSSITMIWTMAELVRNPRVMKKVQDEIHSCIGIKHKERITEEDLDKLQYLKLVVQESLRLHPPVPLLLPRETMSQIKIQGYDIPPKTILVVNAWSIGRDPKHWKDPEEFVPERFITTRKHTEFRRIFRRTPRSSEICDGILTNFRPNPKKLSRRNSVGHFRRNSDDIRFVGIFRRLFDDIPIKNVTVVVVGSSSVYSDEIPTTFRLIAKSSEFHRYIPTEFRRTM, translated from the exons ATGTCGattattttgtgtttctttttgtttcttcttctccccGCTCTTTTCTCGTTAATATTCGTGAAGGATATCAAATCCTCGAAACAAAATCTTCCTCCAAGCCCACCACAGCTTCCTATCATCGGAAACCTACACCAGCTTCGAGGGTTGTTTCACAGATGTCTTCATCATCTCTTGAAGAAACATGGACCTTTGATACTACTCCGTCTAGGGGTTCTTAGAATGGTCGTGATCTCATCGAGTGAAGCAGCTGAAGAAGTTCTTAAAACCCATGACACTGAGTGTTGTACAAGACCCGTCACTATGGCCTCAACCGTTTTCTCGCGTAACGGTAATGACATCGGCTTTGGGGAATACGGTGAGGCATGGAGAGAGCTGCGTAAGCTCGCGGTTCGTGAGTTTTTCAGCGTGACAAAGGTTCGATCTTTCAGGTACGTTAGAGAGGAAGAGTGTGACTTGATGGTCAAGCAACTGAGAGAATTGGCTTTGAAGCAATCCCCTGTGGATTTGAGCAAAACCCTTTTTTGCTTAACTGCTAGTATCGTCTTCAGATCTGCCTTGGGGCAGAGTTTCTTGGAGAACAAGCATATCGATAAGGAAGGGATCGAAGAACTGATGCTTGAAGCTCACAGTAACATGTCTTTCAATTTAACTGATATGTTCCCCACTGCTGGTCttggatggttcatggacttTGTATCAGGGCAACGTAAGAGACTTCATGATGTTTTCACGGAGGTTGATACTTTTCTAAATCATATAATAGATGATCATCAATCCAAGAACTTCACACAAGATCGTCCTGATTTCATCGACTACCTCTTagaaatgataccgaaacaagaagaaaatgaaTCTTTCAAGCTCACCATTGATCATCTCAAAGGAATCATCCAA GGCATATATCTTGCTGGAGTAGACACAAGCTCCATCACCATGATTTGGACGATGGCAGAGCTCGTTAGAAACCCTAGAGTGATGAAAAAGGTACAAGATGAGATCCATAGTTGCATTGGAATCAAACACAAGGAGAGAATCACTGAAGAGGATCTTGATAAGCTTCAATACTTGAAGCTTGTGGTGCAAGAAAGCTTAAGACTACACCCACCAGTTCCTCTATTACTCCCCAGAGAAACAATGAGTCAAATCAAGATTCAAGGCTATGACATTCCACCAAAAACCATTCTAGTGGTGAATGCTTGGTCGATAGGTAGGGATCCTAAACACTGGAAAGATCCAGAAGAGTTTGTCCCGGAGAGgtttatcactacaagaaaacacaccgaattccgacggatcttccgacggacaccaaggtcgtcggaaatttgcgacggaatactgacaaatttccgaccaaatccaaaaaaattaagtcgtcggaattccgtcggccatttccgacggaattccgacgacatacggttcgtcggaattttccgacgacttttcgacgacattccgataaaaaatgtaaccgttgtagtcgtcggaagttcgtcggtatattccgacgaaattccgacgacattccgattaatagcaaagtcgtcggaattccatcggtatattccgacggaattccgacgaaccatgtga
- the LOC106382113 gene encoding cytochrome P450 71B34 translates to MVDISLVSLLSLIFLLLAAIKYKNRRLHQRRPPSPPGFPIIGNLHQIGELPHLSLWRLSKKYGPVMLLKLGKVPTVIVSTSETARQALKIHDLHCCSRPGLAGPRDLSYNYLDIAFSPYDDYWKELRKLAAQELFSTKQVHSIQPIKEEEVKKLIDSITESASLKTPINLNKTCLALTVSVICKAAFSVSFEGTVLNSDSFNKLVREALEMLGSFSASDFIPCFGRIIDWFTGLQGRREKSVRDLDAFYEQMIDLHKQEKKQGSEDFVDLLLKLEKEEAVLGNDKLTRNHIKAILMNVLLAGIDTSAITMTWAMTELARNPRVMKKVQSEIRNHMGSRSTITLDDTDHFKYLKMVIKETWRLHPTTPILLPREVMSEFEINGYTIPVKTRLHVNVWAIGRDPDTWKDPEVFLPERFVDSDIDAKGQHFELLPFGGGRRICPAIYMGTTMVEFGLANMLHRFDWELPEGMKVEDIDIEEAPGLTVNKKNELLLVPVAVKYIDH, encoded by the exons ATGGTTGACATTTCGCTTGTCTCACTTCTGTCcctcatctttcttcttctcgccGCCATCAAATACAAGAACCGGCGGCTTCATCAACGGAGACCACCGTCTCCTCCTGGCTTTCCTATCATAGGTAACTTGCACCAgattggagagttaccacatcTGTCTCTATGGAGGCTCTCAAAGAAGTATGGTCCTGTCATGCTTCTGAAGCTTGGAAAAGTCCCAACAGTCATAGTTTCCACCTCTGAAACAGCAAGACAAGCTCTGAAAATCCATGACCTCCACTGTTGTAGCCGCCCAGGCTTGGCAG GGCCAAGAGACCTCTCTTACAACTATCTGGACATTGCTTTCTCACCCTATGATGATTACTGGAAAGAACTAAGAAAGCTCGCTGCTCAGGAACTTTTCAGTACTAAACAAGTTCACTCGATCCAGCCCATAAAGGAAGAGGAGGTCAAGAAGCTGATTGATTCAATCACTGAATCAGCTTCTCTGAAAACTCCTATCAACTTGAACAAGACGTGTCTTGCTTTGACTGTGAGCGTAATATGCAAGGCAGCATTTAGTGTGAGCTTTGAAGGAACTGTACTCAACAGTGATAGTTTCAATAAGTTAGTCCGTGAGGCACTTGAGATGTTGGGAAGCTTTTCAGCCTCAGACTTCATACCGTGTTTCGGACGGATCATCGACTGGTTCACAGGTCTGCAAGGGCGTAGAGAGAAGAGCGTGAGAGATCTCGATGCGTTCTATGAACAAATGATTGATTTGCACAAACAGGAAAAGAAACAAGGGAGTGAAGACTTCGTGGATCTGTTACTGAAGTTAGAGAAGGAAGAAGCTGTTCTTGGAAATGACAAGCTCACAAGAAACCATATCAAAGCAATCTTGATG AACGTTCTTCTAGCGGGGATAGATACTTCTGCAATAACCATGACATGGGCAATGACAGAGCTCGCTAGGAACCCACGTGTGATGAAGAAAGTCCAATCTGAAATCAGAAACCACATGGGGAGCAGGTCAACGATCACCTTAGACGACACTGATCACTTCAAGTACCTGAAAATGGTGATCAAAGAAACTTGGAGGCTACATCCTACAACACCAATACTACTCCCAAGAGAAGTAATGTCTGAGTTTGAGATCAACGGTTACACGATTCCAGTAAAGACACGGCTTCATGTGAATGTCTGGGCTATAGGGCGTGATCCTGATACTTGGAAAGACCCTGAAGTGTTTCTCCCGGAGAGGTTTGTTGATAGTGACATTGATGCAAAAGGACAGCACTTTGAGCTATTACCGTTTGGGGGTGGAAGGAGAATTTGTCCTGCAATTTACATGGGGACAACGATGGTGGAGTTTGGTCTTGCTAATATGTTGCATCGTTTTGACTGGGAGTTACCAGAAGGCATGAAGGTCGAAGATATCGACATCGAAGAAGCTCCGGGTCTCACGGTCAACAAGAAAAACGAGCTTCTACTTGTGCCCGTGGCTGTGAAATATATAGATCACTAG
- the LOC106379830 gene encoding cytochrome P450 71B37-like, producing MATIWFLSLLFVTILLLAAFKRKKQQRRPPSPPGLPIIGNLHQLGELPHQSLWKLSKKYGPVMFLKLGRVPTVVVSSSETAKQALKIHDLHCCSRPSLAGPRELSYNYLDIAFAPYDDYWKEVKKLCVQEVFSPKRVHTMQPIRDEEVKKLIDIVAKSAQEKTPVNLSEKFLSLTVGVICRAAFGVSFHGTVLNSDRFDKFINEAFLFLGSFSASDFFPNGGWIVDRLTGLQGRRERSVRDLDAFYEQMFDLHKEEKEKGREDFVDLLLRFQKEESVLGYGKLTRNHVKAILMNVLIGGIGTSAITMTWAMTELMRNPRAMKKVQSEIRNQIGNKSVITLDDIEKLHYLKMVVKETWRLHPPAPLIVPREVMSEFQINGYQIQPKTRLYVNVWAIGRDPDTWKDPDMFLPERFIDNNIDPKGQSFELLPFGAGRRLCPAIYMGTSMVEFGLANMLFHFDWKLPEGMEVEDIDMEESPGLNVSKKNELLLVPVKYVI from the exons ATGGCTACTATTTGGTTTCTATCACTTCTCTTCGTCACTATTCTTCTTCTCGCCGCCTTTAAACGCAAGAAGCAGCAACGAAGACCACCATCTCCACCTGGTTTACCGATCATCGGAAACTTACACCAGCTCGGAGAGTTACCGCATCAATCCCTATGGAAACTCTCCAAAAAGTACGGTCCTGTGATGTTTCTGAAGCTTGGAAGAGTCCCAACTGTAGTAGTCTCTTCCTCTGAAACAGCTAAACAAGCTCTGAAAATTCATGACCTCCATTGTTGTAGCCGTCCAAGCTTAGCAG GGCCAAGAGAGCTCTCTTACAATTATCTGGATATTGCTTTTGCTCCCTATGATGATTACTGGAAAGAAGTCAAGAAACTGTGTGTGCAAGAAGTCTTTAGTCCTAAACGAGTTCACACGATGCAACCCATCAGGGACGAGGAAGTCAAGAAGCTGATAGACATAGTCGCCAAATCAGCTCAAGAGAAAACACCAGTTAACTTGAGCGAGAAGTTTCTTTCTTTAACCGTTGGCGTGATTTGCAGGGCAGCATTTGGTGTGAGTTTCCATGGAACTGTACTCAACAGCGATAGATTCGACAAGTTCATCAACGAGGCATTTTTGTTTCTTGGGAGCTTCTCTGCCTCGGATTTTTTCCCAAACGGCGGCTGGATCGTCGACCGGCTCACCGGCTTACAAGGGAGGAGAGAGAGGAGTGTGAGAGATCTTGATGCTTTTTATGAACAAATGTTTGATTTGCATAAAGAGGAAAAAGAGAAAGGTAGGGAAGATTTTGTGGATCTGCTCTTGAGATTTCAGAAAGAAGAATCTGTTCTTGGATATGGGAAGCTCACAAGAAACCATGTCAAAGCAATCTTAATG AATGTTCTTATTGGGGGCATAGGCACTTCTGCAATAACAATGACATGGGCAATGACAGAACTTATGAGAAACCCTAGAGCAATGAAGAAGGTTCAATCCGAAATAAGAAATCAAATTGGGAACAAGTCAGTGATAACCTTGGATGACATAGAGAAGCTCCACTATCTGAAAATGGTAGTCAAAGAAACATGGAGGCTACACCCTCCAGCACCTCTTATAGTTCCAAGAGAAGTAATGTCTGAATTTCAGATCAATGGCTACCAGATTCAACCCAAGACACGGCTTTATGTGAATGTTTGGGCTATAGGGCGTGATCCTGATACCTGGAAAGATCCAGATATGTTTCTCCCTGAAAGATTTATTGATAACAACATTGACCCAAAAGGGCAGAGTTTTGAGTTGTTGCCATTTGGGGCTGGCAGGAGACTATGTCCAGCAATATACATGGGGACATCAATGGTGGAGTTTGGTCTTGCTAATATGTTGTTTCATTTTGACTGGAAATTACCAGAAGGCATGGAGGTTGAAGATATCGACATGGAAGAGTCTCCTGGACTAAATGTGAGCAAGAAAAATGAACTTTTACTTGTTCCTGTGAAGTATGTAATATAA